The Lytechinus variegatus isolate NC3 chromosome 7, Lvar_3.0, whole genome shotgun sequence genome includes the window TTGGCAGATGGAGATGTGGTTAGATTGTTATGTTATGGTAAGTAAGACCTACTACTCCATTTTCAACAAGAGGCAATTTTTACTGAATGTCtttaatattcacatttttttgtaatgcaCTTCAAGTTtactcccttttttcttttattttttaccataGACCTGTCATGTTTTGAATTCAAATACAAAGAACCAAgttattgatattttaattttagtGTGGATGGACTGGTATCACTCACATTCAACTTTATAGGTGAAGTACTTGGCTGAAGTGCAATGTATTTTCTGTTTCTATTGAAATCATTCCCATAGGAACTTTGGGCAGCTTTCCGTCACATCAATGCAAAGTTGGTCAATTACCAATTTTaagttaatcagtcatagtggctgactttATAGACAACAGAAATAACTCTGGCCTTTTTGGTTAAAGGGGAGATAATGGCCAAGCAGGGATTGAAACTCACAACCTAACAATCATGAGTCCAATTTTCTACTCACTAGACCACATGACCCTGTAATTTGCATTTCGaaactgtacatgtagttgtactTTTATTATCTCTATTCCgctttcaatgtttttatttacagATGTGTTCCACTGGGAATGCTTGGATGCCTACGCGAGGAACTTCCCTCCCAACACTGCACCAGCAGGCTACACATGTCCGACCTGTAACGTTAGTATTTTCCCAAGCCCTAACATGATATCACCTGTCGCTGAGACACTCCGGAAATATCTAGCAACGGTCAACTGGGCAAGAGCAGGATTAGGCCTGTCATTGgtaagtttgtttttgtttcctgccgaaagaaaaacaaaacaaatgaagaaaaatatttatgtattgtAAAATTTAAATAACTATCATACTTTGTAGGGTAAGAAATAATCTTAGaactgaatattaaaaaattacacTGACCTGACTGGGATCTGGAGACTGTTCCATTAAGAACCACAATTTTTGTAACTTTTCCATTATGGctttgccatggtaacagggatCAGCAGCCAGTAACAATCAATGTTTCCATTGCAGTTCcaaaataatggcaaagttacaatagttaTAAGTCTTGATGAAATGAACACCTTAACTCAGGACCCAGGCTTGCACGACCAGTGCTCTAACTGAAGCTGAGCTCTCCGGACACCGTTTGAGGCAATGATTAGCCCTTCCCTGTACTTTCTACTTTGCAGTAGGCTCCTTTAAATCATCAAGTTCTTGCGCCAAAGCAAGGCAACTCACGCAATCCACTGTACATGCCTGAAGCCTAGATTAACAAGCATTCATCACAAGTTATGTTCAATCCCATTTCCTGGTTAAGCATTTATTTGCAATAACGGTTCACAGCAAACTTGGCAGTATGAGAATTCACACTCTCATCATCCTTTGTGGCATTTcgtataatttgtaaaaattccTCACCTTTTGGCACAATAGATCCAACCTGAAAAGGCTGCATTAGAAGTAACTCCATTCTGtcttttctgaaaattgaatGCAGGAAAGGCGTCGAAAACCAGGTAGATGAAACCCCAGATCAGCACAGGCATTGCAATCACAGCATACGATGGCTACATGCACGCCTCATGCGCGCACAGGAAATAATGCTGTCAAGGGCCTATTTTGGTATTTGGTGCGTAAAATTTGGCGATAGTATCGATTGGAATCAATCCTTCTTTTTAAAGAGTAAGTCGCCCCAATTGCTGCCATCATTATTTGAAGGATTTAAAGTACGGttgaggaaaaaaatgtttgaaaatcaTTTGAACCTAGGACTCTGGCATGCACAACCAGTGCTCTACCAACTGGGCTATGGGATCTCCCATCAAGGCAGTGTAATATTTTTACAATAGTGCAGTCACTGCAGTGGACTACTTCTATCCCAACTCATTCCTTTGCCAAAAGCATAGCATTGAGACAGGTCCTTTTCTATAATGCTTCTCTGATGTGTTCAAAGTAGGAATGGATGGAAGAAGCAAATAGAGCAAGATAACAGGAAGGTTGGGGTTATAATGGAGAATGCATTCTGGCAAAGGAAGAGGGGGTAAGGGTGATTACTGCAACTACAAGGTGAAGCTGACCCATTTAAGTGGCATGTCAGACCCGGACCTTGCCCATTGAAAAATGTGTTCCGTCCTATTATTTGGCATTGCCGTAGAGTGTCGATGAAACGTATGCCATAAGCTTTGTTGATGCCAACAAAAAGAGATATAAATCTGTGGAATTATTCTTAGAGCTTtgttatgattttcatgatcactTACAGATTGAAGAGCCTAAGAAAGACATCCCAGCCTCCACACAATCTTCGTTACCAGCAGCAACTCAGTCCTTTGATTCCATACCAGCAACTTCACCAACTGCAATAGCTGTAGTCTCTCCCCAGCAGGCTGCACCTGCCCCTGTCTCAAGAGGGAGCTATGGTCAGACGACGAGACCGCAGCCGAGGCAACCAGCAGCCCTAGGGGTAGGGTCGACTGGGACGGCAGCAGCGGAGAGTGTTGGGCCACATACCAGGTCGGACAAGCAGTTCGCAAGTGGTAGTGGAGCTGGTATGttactttatattcttttttcttttgatgtCAAATTAGAtcagtgtttcttttttttttatcagaaatatgAATATAGGATTAGTGAAAGTTTGGGAAATATTTgactgaaaagaaaaattaagggGTTTTAAGAGATTTCTAGAATTGCGGTATCttcttttaaaatctttttttaatttaaaaagtatcTTGCAAATATGTCTCATTCTATTATTTGTCAAGTGCCACAAATGTAATCAAATTATATTCCAATCAAGAAACAT containing:
- the LOC121418208 gene encoding zinc finger protein-like 1 homolog; this translates as MGLCKCPKRKVTNLFCFEHRVNVCEHCMVANHPKCIVKSYLQWLQDSDYSTKCSLCDNELADGDVVRLLCYDVFHWECLDAYARNFPPNTAPAGYTCPTCNVSIFPSPNMISPVAETLRKYLATVNWARAGLGLSLIEEPKKDIPASTQSSLPAATQSFDSIPATSPTAIAVVSPQQAAPAPVSRGSYGQTTRPQPRQPAALGVGSTGTAAAESVGPHTRSDKQFASGSGAEHRVYDTRKEEMIVDIVQDHDKDKYKRRSALHWFARWFKSRTSSRKPVDSNAQIKRIAVLLLICLLAFFTFVIIMTSVGRASANSDPLLDPMNNPNIRIGRRI